In the Chroococcidiopsis sp. SAG 2025 genome, one interval contains:
- a CDS encoding transglycosylase SLT domain-containing protein produces MTIYNFDRVMRHQKIILELATQQQIEPERQHSTHSKPTKHKQRLLVNRPSTQHTRVHPPRRRQRRLRRDRWHKLVILIPTVVLSLLLSKWLLSLQTQFSQASTFRSQPAPILVSPVDALSRAIINQESTNNHQSLNPHSQALGLAQIMPANIGAWSKEALGHSISVDEFLSNPTAQKQIIHYKLEQYWHDALVASQGDEEITVLRVASHWYSGSPDLYKSKAVQWYRGTDGKLHRYPSVANYSNSILQKYKQHVGEVGENSKFKIQNSKFKS; encoded by the coding sequence GTGACGATATATAACTTCGATCGCGTAATGAGGCATCAAAAAATTATTTTAGAGCTAGCTACTCAGCAGCAAATCGAGCCGGAAAGACAGCACTCGACACATTCTAAACCTACTAAACATAAGCAGCGATTGCTTGTAAATCGACCATCCACACAACATACGCGGGTACATCCACCTCGCCGCCGCCAGCGACGACTAAGGCGCGATCGCTGGCACAAGTTAGTTATTTTAATCCCTACAGTTGTTCTCAGTTTGTTGTTATCAAAATGGTTGCTATCGCTGCAAACTCAGTTTTCTCAAGCAAGTACTTTTCGATCGCAACCAGCACCAATTTTGGTTTCTCCAGTAGATGCGCTCAGCCGTGCCATTATTAATCAAGAAAGTACAAATAATCATCAATCGCTGAATCCCCATTCTCAAGCCTTGGGACTAGCTCAAATTATGCCTGCAAATATTGGTGCTTGGAGCAAGGAAGCACTCGGTCATAGCATATCTGTTGATGAATTTCTCAGCAATCCCACAGCTCAAAAGCAAATTATTCATTACAAATTAGAGCAATATTGGCACGACGCTTTAGTTGCAAGTCAAGGTGATGAAGAGATAACAGTATTAAGAGTAGCAAGCCACTGGTATAGCGGTAGTCCTGACTTATATAAATCTAAAGCAGTTCAGTGGTATAGAGGAACAGACGGCAAATTACATCGCTATCCTTCTGTTGCTAATTACAGCAATTCTATTTTGCAAAAATACAAACAACACGTTGGAGAGGTAGGAGAAAATTCAAAATTCAAAATTCAAAATTCAAAATTTAAGAGCTAA
- a CDS encoding OFA family MFS transporter: MDTIKLFGMPAQRGRWLLIPLGIVVLLCLGTVYSWSIFRKPLEKLLNIGATESLLPFTVLLVVFALLMPIAGFLIDRFGSRVVTAVGGVVMGVGYILTSFATNEPMLVFAYGLVAGAGIGIAYGVPLAVSAKWFPDKKGIAVGLTVIGFGLSPLITAPLAKNLIDAYGVRQTFTILGIAFSVIVVAIATQLKMPPPEWQPITGSTAPAARITTARTTTEKIWQTQSFYGLWICYTIGTFVGLSAIGISSPVAQEIIKLDSTTAAMTVSLFAIFNGLGRPLFGWVTDRFNPKIAAIAVYAIVLMASILMLNARTGDTFTYILAFALFWLSLGGWLAIAPIATLTLFRSENYAKNYGIVFTAYGVGAFFGTIIAGRIRDIFGSYTYAFYPMAGLALAGTIVAVFFLKRLPAMPEILEEPVARS, encoded by the coding sequence ATGGATACCATCAAGCTATTTGGTATGCCTGCACAACGGGGTAGATGGCTGCTAATCCCCCTAGGAATTGTCGTACTGCTCTGCCTGGGTACAGTTTATTCTTGGAGTATTTTCAGAAAACCTTTAGAAAAGTTGCTCAATATTGGTGCAACAGAAAGTTTATTGCCGTTTACGGTGCTTTTAGTCGTTTTTGCACTGTTAATGCCGATCGCCGGCTTTTTAATCGATCGCTTTGGTTCTCGTGTTGTCACCGCTGTTGGTGGTGTAGTGATGGGAGTTGGTTATATTCTCACTAGCTTTGCTACCAACGAGCCAATGCTTGTCTTTGCCTACGGGTTAGTGGCTGGTGCGGGAATTGGAATTGCTTATGGAGTCCCGTTAGCTGTCTCGGCTAAGTGGTTTCCCGATAAAAAAGGAATAGCTGTAGGCTTGACGGTGATTGGGTTTGGACTATCGCCGTTAATTACCGCACCTTTAGCTAAAAATTTAATCGATGCTTACGGGGTGCGGCAAACTTTTACGATTTTAGGCATTGCCTTTAGTGTTATTGTGGTTGCGATCGCCACGCAATTAAAAATGCCTCCTCCAGAATGGCAACCTATAACAGGAAGCACAGCACCAGCAGCAAGGATAACTACAGCTAGAACCACCACAGAGAAAATCTGGCAAACTCAAAGCTTTTACGGGTTGTGGATTTGCTATACGATTGGAACGTTTGTAGGGTTATCGGCTATTGGCATTTCGAGTCCTGTAGCGCAAGAAATTATCAAACTCGACTCCACCACCGCAGCGATGACTGTCTCGCTATTTGCCATCTTTAACGGACTGGGACGACCTTTATTTGGCTGGGTGACAGATAGATTCAATCCTAAAATAGCCGCGATCGCAGTTTACGCGATCGTTCTAATGGCTTCAATTTTGATGCTGAATGCGCGTACTGGCGATACATTTACATATATTCTGGCTTTTGCCTTATTCTGGCTGTCTTTAGGTGGATGGCTGGCGATCGCGCCGATAGCAACTTTGACTCTATTTAGATCGGAAAACTACGCCAAAAACTACGGAATTGTCTTTACTGCCTATGGTGTCGGCGCATTCTTCGGCACAATTATTGCTGGCAGAATTCGAGATATTTTCGGCAGCTATACTTATGCCTTTTATCCAATGGCAGGTTTAGCGCTCGCGGGGACGATTGTTGCTGTATTTTTCTTGAAGCGTCTGCCTGCTATGCCTGAAATCTTAGAAGAACCTGTTGCTAGAAGCTAG
- a CDS encoding ABC transporter ATP-binding protein — translation MSAAVSLQNVYKSYNNVPVVNDLSFTIQPGEIFGLLGPNGAGKSTTIRMLTTLTKPSKGQVKVAGFDIVRQPTMVKQYIGIVLQQISVDGDLSAWENMELHGRLHHIPNPQRQQRITQWLEYVELADRRDSLVKTLSGGMKRRLQIARALLHQPQILFLDEPTVGLDPQTRRRLWEIILDLNKQGMTMLLTTHYMEEVEYLCDRIGIMDAGKLISLGTLSQLRSQHGEGLVMKQVGERWEYLFFPTLEDANTFINQQPNKTGMMARPSNLEDIFVELTGRRLD, via the coding sequence ATGTCGGCTGCTGTCTCGCTGCAAAACGTCTACAAGTCATACAACAACGTTCCAGTTGTCAACGACCTTTCATTTACGATCCAACCAGGTGAGATCTTTGGTTTACTCGGACCCAACGGCGCTGGTAAATCAACCACAATTCGGATGTTAACAACGCTGACCAAACCAAGCAAAGGTCAAGTTAAAGTAGCGGGATTTGATATCGTGCGTCAACCCACAATGGTAAAGCAGTACATTGGCATAGTCTTGCAGCAAATCAGCGTTGATGGCGATCTTTCCGCGTGGGAAAATATGGAACTACACGGGCGATTGCATCACATTCCCAATCCTCAGCGCCAGCAGCGAATCACTCAATGGCTGGAATATGTCGAGCTAGCAGACCGCCGCGATAGTTTGGTAAAAACTCTATCGGGAGGAATGAAGCGGCGCTTGCAAATTGCCAGAGCTTTATTGCATCAGCCGCAGATTTTATTTTTAGACGAGCCGACTGTAGGACTAGACCCGCAAACCAGACGGCGCTTGTGGGAAATTATTCTCGATCTGAATAAGCAAGGCATGACAATGCTGCTGACAACCCATTATATGGAGGAAGTCGAGTACTTATGCGATCGCATCGGCATTATGGACGCTGGCAAGCTAATCTCCTTGGGTACTCTATCACAACTGCGATCGCAACACGGTGAAGGTTTGGTAATGAAACAAGTGGGAGAACGCTGGGAATATCTATTCTTCCCCACCCTAGAAGATGCCAACACCTTTATTAACCAACAACCAAACAAAACCGGAATGATGGCGCGACCCTCCAACCTCGAAGATATCTTCGTCGAACTCACTGGAAGAAGGCTGGATTAG
- a CDS encoding tetratricopeptide repeat protein: MSKLTLFGINLLLLAGLTAIAPAPTTAKTTIAQKSPKAALPSSPVKKRKLLEKLLQEGQRLMDTGKLPAAIAKYQQAAKISPKNARIYSTMGYIQALQKNYSAAVVSYRRAIAVAPNHADFHYALGYCLGQLRDNAGAASAYRRTIELDRNNLNAYLGLGVISFRLRDYDGAAEAYQQVLNRDSNNAYANELMGLLLLEQGEYDAAGAALQKAVTQAPNNPKLLQALAKVWIAQGNTPAALMTFRQIAQLEPQDARVYLQIGDLLKQQNDLNGALAAYRQALSIRPNLPVAQKAIREILMTLPATNRGTEPQL; encoded by the coding sequence GTGTCAAAACTAACTTTATTCGGAATTAATTTATTGTTACTAGCTGGATTGACTGCCATTGCTCCAGCGCCAACTACGGCAAAAACAACGATCGCCCAAAAAAGCCCAAAAGCTGCCCTTCCCAGCAGCCCTGTCAAAAAACGCAAACTGCTGGAGAAGTTGTTGCAAGAAGGGCAAAGATTGATGGATACAGGCAAACTACCAGCCGCGATCGCTAAATATCAACAAGCGGCTAAAATATCTCCCAAAAATGCCCGCATCTACTCTACTATGGGTTACATTCAAGCATTACAAAAAAACTATTCTGCTGCTGTTGTCTCCTATCGTCGCGCGATCGCGGTTGCTCCCAATCATGCCGATTTTCATTATGCTTTAGGCTATTGTCTAGGGCAATTGCGGGATAATGCTGGAGCTGCATCTGCTTACCGTCGCACGATCGAACTCGATCGCAATAACTTAAATGCCTATTTAGGATTAGGCGTGATTTCCTTCCGTCTGCGAGACTACGACGGTGCAGCCGAAGCATATCAACAAGTTTTAAACCGTGACTCTAATAATGCCTATGCGAACGAGTTAATGGGTTTGCTACTGCTAGAACAAGGAGAATATGATGCAGCGGGTGCTGCACTGCAAAAAGCAGTAACGCAAGCACCTAATAACCCAAAACTGCTGCAAGCTCTTGCCAAAGTCTGGATTGCTCAAGGCAATACACCAGCAGCGCTCATGACTTTCAGACAGATTGCTCAACTTGAACCTCAAGACGCTAGAGTATATTTGCAGATTGGCGATTTACTCAAGCAGCAAAACGACCTGAATGGCGCTCTTGCAGCCTACCGACAAGCCTTGTCGATTAGACCAAATTTACCAGTAGCGCAAAAGGCAATTCGAGAAATCCTCATGACTTTACCAGCTACTAATCGTGGTACGGAACCGCAGCTTTGA